The candidate division KSB1 bacterium region GGCGTTAACGAATCCACCTTTGCCGTTTCCTTCAACTTTAAGCCGATAGCTATTAGGTCGGTTTTTGTCATAGATAGAAAACTTCGTGGTATAGCGGCTGGAAATAGCACCGACTTTTGCTTCGATGATTCCGGTGAAATGATCTTCTTCTGTTTGTTTGAGCTCTTTGCAGCCGGGCATGATTTCCTTCAAAAATTCGGGATCCTGCAGCAAATCCCATAATTTTTCAGGTGTGCCGGCAACAGTGAGACTGCCTTCAATCTTCATGAAAAGCCTCAATAGAGATTATAGATGCAATCGGATAGGTCGTTCTTAAGGTGCCCATAAGGGTACATAAAACTCAAAAAAATGTCAAGTTTTTTTTGCATTGCGTGAGATTTTTTCAGCACAGAGTTCATTAACGGTCCCCCCATTCGGCTTGAGGAATGCAGCTAAAATAGCTGCGGCGATCGGTGATCCCACCTAAAATACGCTTTTGGCAATTAGCTCTTGGCCTTTGGCTCTTAATTTTTCAAGACCTTACGACCTGCTATCAAATCACCTGCGAGGTGATTTACAATAACCATTTTAACTGACTAATTTAATTTTATTAGCTCATGGTTATTGGCATAGTGAAAGTGCACCGGTAAAGGTGTACTTGAATGTCAAAAAATATCTTAGCTTACTGTCGTACTGGTCGCTGGACTCAATCACCCG contains the following coding sequences:
- a CDS encoding carbon monoxide dehydrogenase subunit G, giving the protein MKIEGSLTVAGTPEKLWDLLQDPEFLKEIMPGCKELKQTEEDHFTGIIEAKVGAISSRYTTKFSIYDKNRPNSYRLKVEGNGKGGFVNADTQVVLEANQDGTVIKYDGEVNIGGTIARIGQRLIDAASKMLISKGVNNLKEKIEERLQLKNHFEPSATSNKLGEKFE